A single Sorex araneus isolate mSorAra2 chromosome 8, mSorAra2.pri, whole genome shotgun sequence DNA region contains:
- the DYRK1B gene encoding dual specificity tyrosine-phosphorylation-regulated kinase 1B isoform X3, whose product MAVPQGHGPFSGFPGPQEHTQALPDVRLLPRRLPLAFRDATSAPLRKLSVDLIKTYKHINEVYYAKKKRRAQQAPPQDSSTKKEKKVLNHGYDDDNHDYIVRSGERWLERYEIDSLIGKGSFGQVVKAYDHQSQELVAIKIIKNKKAFLNQAQIELRLLELMNQHDTEMKYYIVHLKRHFMFRNHLCLVFELLSYNLYDLLRNTHFRGVSLNLTRKLAQQLCTALLFLATPELSIIHCDLKPENILLCNPKRSAIKIVDFGSSCQLGQRIYQYIQSRFYRSPEVLLGTPYDLAIDMWSLGCILVEMHTGEPLFSGSNEVDQMNRIVEVLGIPPAPMLDQAPKARKYFERLPGGGWTLRRTKELRKDLVLRMLEYEPAARISPLGALQHGFFRRTADEATNTGPAGSSASTSPAPLDTCPSSSTASSISSSGGSSGSSNDNRAYRYSNRYCGGPGPPITDCEMNSPQVPLSQPLRPWAGGDVPHKTHQACASAVSLPGPGAQLLPQPHCLGRPPSPTSPPPPELMDVSLAGGPPDCSPPHPAPAPQHPAASALRTRVTGGRPPLPPPDDPAALGPRLGLRGVPQSTAASS is encoded by the exons ATGGCCGTTCCTCAGGGCCATGGTCCCTTCTCTGGCTTCCCCGGGCCCCAGGAGCACACGCAG GCATTGCCCGATGTGCGGCTACTGCCACGGAGGCTGCCCCTGGCATTCCGGGATGCGACGTCGGCCCCGCTTCGAAAGCTCTCTGTGGACCTCATCAAGACCTACAAGCACATCAATGAG GTTTACTATGCGAAGAAGAAGCGGCGGGCCCAGCAGGCCCCACCTCAGGACTCGAGcaccaagaaggaaaagaaggtcCTGAACCACGGTTATGACGATGACAACCACGACTACATTGTGCGCAGTGGCGAGCGCTGGCTGGAGCGCTACGAGATCGACTCGCTCATCGGCAAAGGCTCCTTTGGCCAG GTGGTAAAAGCCTACGATCATCAGAGCCAGGAGCTGGTGGCCATCAAGATCATCAAGAACAAAAAGGCCTTCCTGAACCAGGCCCAGATTGAGCTGCGGCTGCTGGAGCTGATGAACCAGCACGACACGGAGATGAAGTACTACATAG TGCACCTGAAGCGGCACTTCATGTTCCGGAACCACCTGTGCCTGGTGTTCGAGCTGCTCTCCTACAACCTGTACGACCTCCTGCGCAACACGCACTTCCGCGGCGTCTCGCTGAACCTGACTCGGAAGCTGGCACAGCAGCTCTGCACGGCGCTGCTCTTCCTGGCCACGCCCGAGCTCAGCATCATCCACTGCGACCTCAAGCCTGAGAACATCCTGCTCTGCAATCCCAAGCGCAGTGCCATCAAGATCGTGGACTTTGGCAGCTCCTGCCAGCTTGGCCAACGG ATCTATCAGTACATCCAGAGCCGTTTCTACCGTTCTCCCGAGGTGCTCCTGGGCACGCCCTACGACCTGGCCATCGACATGTGGTCCCTGGGCTGCATCCTCGTGGAGATGCACACCGGGGAGCCCCTCTTCAGTGGCTCCAATGAG GTGGACCAGATGAACCGGATTGTGGAGGTGCTGGGCATCCCGCCAGCCCCCATGCTGGACCAGGCCCCCAAGGCTCGCAAGTACTTTGAGCGGCTGCCTGGGGGTGGCTGGACCCTACGAAGGACAAAGGAACTCAGGAAG GACCTGGTGCTGCGCATGCTGGAGTATGAGCCCGCCGCCCGCATCAGCCCGCTGGGGGCCCTGCAGCACGGCTTCTTCCGCCGCACTGCCGACGAGGCCACCAACACGGGCCCGGCAGGCAGCAGTGCCTCCACCTCGCCCGCACCCCTCGACACCTGCCcctcctccagcaccgccagctCCATCTCCAGCTCTG GAGGCTCCAGTGGCTCCTCCAATGACAACCGGGCCTACCGGTACAGCAACCGATATTGtgggggccccgggccccccaTCACTGACTGTGAGATGAACAGCCCCCAG GTCCCACTTTCCCAGCCGCTGCGCCCCTGGGCGGGGGGTGATGTGCCCCACAAGACACATCAGGCCTGTGCCTCCGCCGTGTCACTTCCAGGGCCGGGGGCCCAGTtactcccccaaccccactgcCTTGGCCGACCCCCATCACCAACCTCACCGCCACCCCCGGAGCTGATGGATGTGAGCCTGGCGGGCGGCCCTCCGGACTGCTCCCCACCTCACCCAGcacctgccccccagcacccGGCTGCCTCAGCCCTCCGGACTCGGGTGACAGGAGGTcgtccacccctcccaccccccgacgACCCTGCCGCTCTGGGACCTCGCTTGGGCCTCCGTGGTGTGCCCCAGAGCACGGCAGCCAGCTCATGA
- the DYRK1B gene encoding dual specificity tyrosine-phosphorylation-regulated kinase 1B isoform X1, with amino-acid sequence MAVPQGHGPFSGFPGPQEHTQALPDVRLLPRRLPLAFRDATSAPLRKLSVDLIKTYKHINEVYYAKKKRRAQQAPPQDSSTKKEKKVLNHGYDDDNHDYIVRSGERWLERYEIDSLIGKGSFGQVVKAYDHQSQELVAIKIIKNKKAFLNQAQIELRLLELMNQHDTEMKYYIVHLKRHFMFRNHLCLVFELLSYNLYDLLRNTHFRGVSLNLTRKLAQQLCTALLFLATPELSIIHCDLKPENILLCNPKRSAIKIVDFGSSCQLGQRIYQYIQSRFYRSPEVLLGTPYDLAIDMWSLGCILVEMHTGEPLFSGSNEVDQMNRIVEVLGIPPAPMLDQAPKARKYFERLPGGGWTLRRTKELRKDYQGPGTRRLQEVLGVQTGGPGGRRAGEPGHSPADYLRFQDLVLRMLEYEPAARISPLGALQHGFFRRTADEATNTGPAGSSASTSPAPLDTCPSSSTASSISSSGGSSGSSNDNRAYRYSNRYCGGPGPPITDCEMNSPQVPLSQPLRPWAGGDVPHKTHQACASAVSLPGPGAQLLPQPHCLGRPPSPTSPPPPELMDVSLAGGPPDCSPPHPAPAPQHPAASALRTRVTGGRPPLPPPDDPAALGPRLGLRGVPQSTAASS; translated from the exons ATGGCCGTTCCTCAGGGCCATGGTCCCTTCTCTGGCTTCCCCGGGCCCCAGGAGCACACGCAG GCATTGCCCGATGTGCGGCTACTGCCACGGAGGCTGCCCCTGGCATTCCGGGATGCGACGTCGGCCCCGCTTCGAAAGCTCTCTGTGGACCTCATCAAGACCTACAAGCACATCAATGAG GTTTACTATGCGAAGAAGAAGCGGCGGGCCCAGCAGGCCCCACCTCAGGACTCGAGcaccaagaaggaaaagaaggtcCTGAACCACGGTTATGACGATGACAACCACGACTACATTGTGCGCAGTGGCGAGCGCTGGCTGGAGCGCTACGAGATCGACTCGCTCATCGGCAAAGGCTCCTTTGGCCAG GTGGTAAAAGCCTACGATCATCAGAGCCAGGAGCTGGTGGCCATCAAGATCATCAAGAACAAAAAGGCCTTCCTGAACCAGGCCCAGATTGAGCTGCGGCTGCTGGAGCTGATGAACCAGCACGACACGGAGATGAAGTACTACATAG TGCACCTGAAGCGGCACTTCATGTTCCGGAACCACCTGTGCCTGGTGTTCGAGCTGCTCTCCTACAACCTGTACGACCTCCTGCGCAACACGCACTTCCGCGGCGTCTCGCTGAACCTGACTCGGAAGCTGGCACAGCAGCTCTGCACGGCGCTGCTCTTCCTGGCCACGCCCGAGCTCAGCATCATCCACTGCGACCTCAAGCCTGAGAACATCCTGCTCTGCAATCCCAAGCGCAGTGCCATCAAGATCGTGGACTTTGGCAGCTCCTGCCAGCTTGGCCAACGG ATCTATCAGTACATCCAGAGCCGTTTCTACCGTTCTCCCGAGGTGCTCCTGGGCACGCCCTACGACCTGGCCATCGACATGTGGTCCCTGGGCTGCATCCTCGTGGAGATGCACACCGGGGAGCCCCTCTTCAGTGGCTCCAATGAG GTGGACCAGATGAACCGGATTGTGGAGGTGCTGGGCATCCCGCCAGCCCCCATGCTGGACCAGGCCCCCAAGGCTCGCAAGTACTTTGAGCGGCTGCCTGGGGGTGGCTGGACCCTACGAAGGACAAAGGAACTCAGGAAG gaTTACCAGGGCCCCGGGACACGGCGGCTGCAGGAGGTGCTGGGCGTGCAGACGGGCGGGCccgggggccggcgggcgggggagCCGGGCCACAGCCCCGCCGACTACCTCCGCTTCCAGGACCTGGTGCTGCGCATGCTGGAGTATGAGCCCGCCGCCCGCATCAGCCCGCTGGGGGCCCTGCAGCACGGCTTCTTCCGCCGCACTGCCGACGAGGCCACCAACACGGGCCCGGCAGGCAGCAGTGCCTCCACCTCGCCCGCACCCCTCGACACCTGCCcctcctccagcaccgccagctCCATCTCCAGCTCTG GAGGCTCCAGTGGCTCCTCCAATGACAACCGGGCCTACCGGTACAGCAACCGATATTGtgggggccccgggccccccaTCACTGACTGTGAGATGAACAGCCCCCAG GTCCCACTTTCCCAGCCGCTGCGCCCCTGGGCGGGGGGTGATGTGCCCCACAAGACACATCAGGCCTGTGCCTCCGCCGTGTCACTTCCAGGGCCGGGGGCCCAGTtactcccccaaccccactgcCTTGGCCGACCCCCATCACCAACCTCACCGCCACCCCCGGAGCTGATGGATGTGAGCCTGGCGGGCGGCCCTCCGGACTGCTCCCCACCTCACCCAGcacctgccccccagcacccGGCTGCCTCAGCCCTCCGGACTCGGGTGACAGGAGGTcgtccacccctcccaccccccgacgACCCTGCCGCTCTGGGACCTCGCTTGGGCCTCCGTGGTGTGCCCCAGAGCACGGCAGCCAGCTCATGA
- the DYRK1B gene encoding dual specificity tyrosine-phosphorylation-regulated kinase 1B isoform X2 has translation MAVPQGHGPFSGFPGPQEHTQALPDVRLLPRRLPLAFRDATSAPLRKLSVDLIKTYKHINEVYYAKKKRRAQQAPPQDSSTKKEKKVLNHGYDDDNHDYIVRSGERWLERYEIDSLIGKGSFGQVVKAYDHQSQELVAIKIIKNKKAFLNQAQIELRLLELMNQHDTEMKYYIVHLKRHFMFRNHLCLVFELLSYNLYDLLRNTHFRGVSLNLTRKLAQQLCTALLFLATPELSIIHCDLKPENILLCNPKRSAIKIVDFGSSCQLGQRIYQYIQSRFYRSPEVLLGTPYDLAIDMWSLGCILVEMHTGEPLFSGSNEVDQMNRIVEVLGIPPAPMLDQAPKARKYFERLPGGGWTLRRTKELRKDYQGPGTRRLQEDLVLRMLEYEPAARISPLGALQHGFFRRTADEATNTGPAGSSASTSPAPLDTCPSSSTASSISSSGGSSGSSNDNRAYRYSNRYCGGPGPPITDCEMNSPQVPLSQPLRPWAGGDVPHKTHQACASAVSLPGPGAQLLPQPHCLGRPPSPTSPPPPELMDVSLAGGPPDCSPPHPAPAPQHPAASALRTRVTGGRPPLPPPDDPAALGPRLGLRGVPQSTAASS, from the exons ATGGCCGTTCCTCAGGGCCATGGTCCCTTCTCTGGCTTCCCCGGGCCCCAGGAGCACACGCAG GCATTGCCCGATGTGCGGCTACTGCCACGGAGGCTGCCCCTGGCATTCCGGGATGCGACGTCGGCCCCGCTTCGAAAGCTCTCTGTGGACCTCATCAAGACCTACAAGCACATCAATGAG GTTTACTATGCGAAGAAGAAGCGGCGGGCCCAGCAGGCCCCACCTCAGGACTCGAGcaccaagaaggaaaagaaggtcCTGAACCACGGTTATGACGATGACAACCACGACTACATTGTGCGCAGTGGCGAGCGCTGGCTGGAGCGCTACGAGATCGACTCGCTCATCGGCAAAGGCTCCTTTGGCCAG GTGGTAAAAGCCTACGATCATCAGAGCCAGGAGCTGGTGGCCATCAAGATCATCAAGAACAAAAAGGCCTTCCTGAACCAGGCCCAGATTGAGCTGCGGCTGCTGGAGCTGATGAACCAGCACGACACGGAGATGAAGTACTACATAG TGCACCTGAAGCGGCACTTCATGTTCCGGAACCACCTGTGCCTGGTGTTCGAGCTGCTCTCCTACAACCTGTACGACCTCCTGCGCAACACGCACTTCCGCGGCGTCTCGCTGAACCTGACTCGGAAGCTGGCACAGCAGCTCTGCACGGCGCTGCTCTTCCTGGCCACGCCCGAGCTCAGCATCATCCACTGCGACCTCAAGCCTGAGAACATCCTGCTCTGCAATCCCAAGCGCAGTGCCATCAAGATCGTGGACTTTGGCAGCTCCTGCCAGCTTGGCCAACGG ATCTATCAGTACATCCAGAGCCGTTTCTACCGTTCTCCCGAGGTGCTCCTGGGCACGCCCTACGACCTGGCCATCGACATGTGGTCCCTGGGCTGCATCCTCGTGGAGATGCACACCGGGGAGCCCCTCTTCAGTGGCTCCAATGAG GTGGACCAGATGAACCGGATTGTGGAGGTGCTGGGCATCCCGCCAGCCCCCATGCTGGACCAGGCCCCCAAGGCTCGCAAGTACTTTGAGCGGCTGCCTGGGGGTGGCTGGACCCTACGAAGGACAAAGGAACTCAGGAAG gaTTACCAGGGCCCCGGGACACGGCGGCTGCAGGAG GACCTGGTGCTGCGCATGCTGGAGTATGAGCCCGCCGCCCGCATCAGCCCGCTGGGGGCCCTGCAGCACGGCTTCTTCCGCCGCACTGCCGACGAGGCCACCAACACGGGCCCGGCAGGCAGCAGTGCCTCCACCTCGCCCGCACCCCTCGACACCTGCCcctcctccagcaccgccagctCCATCTCCAGCTCTG GAGGCTCCAGTGGCTCCTCCAATGACAACCGGGCCTACCGGTACAGCAACCGATATTGtgggggccccgggccccccaTCACTGACTGTGAGATGAACAGCCCCCAG GTCCCACTTTCCCAGCCGCTGCGCCCCTGGGCGGGGGGTGATGTGCCCCACAAGACACATCAGGCCTGTGCCTCCGCCGTGTCACTTCCAGGGCCGGGGGCCCAGTtactcccccaaccccactgcCTTGGCCGACCCCCATCACCAACCTCACCGCCACCCCCGGAGCTGATGGATGTGAGCCTGGCGGGCGGCCCTCCGGACTGCTCCCCACCTCACCCAGcacctgccccccagcacccGGCTGCCTCAGCCCTCCGGACTCGGGTGACAGGAGGTcgtccacccctcccaccccccgacgACCCTGCCGCTCTGGGACCTCGCTTGGGCCTCCGTGGTGTGCCCCAGAGCACGGCAGCCAGCTCATGA
- the DYRK1B gene encoding dual specificity tyrosine-phosphorylation-regulated kinase 1B isoform X4 — MAVPQGHGPFSGFPGPQEHTQALPDVRLLPRRLPLAFRDATSAPLRKLSVDLIKTYKHINEVYYAKKKRRAQQAPPQDSSTKKEKKVLNHGYDDDNHDYIVRSGERWLERYEIDSLIGKGSFGQVVKAYDHQSQELVAIKIIKNKKAFLNQAQIELRLLELMNQHDTEMKYYIVHLKRHFMFRNHLCLVFELLSYNLYDLLRNTHFRGVSLNLTRKLAQQLCTALLFLATPELSIIHCDLKPENILLCNPKRSAIKIVDFGSSCQLGQRIYQYIQSRFYRSPEVLLGTPYDLAIDMWSLGCILVEMHTGEPLFSGSNEVDQMNRIVEVLGIPPAPMLDQAPKARKYFERLPGGGWTLRRTKELRKDYQGPGTRRLQEVLGVQTGGPGGRRAGEPGHSPADYLRFQDLVLRMLEYEPAARISPLGALQHGFFRRTADEATNTGPAGSSASTSPAPLDTCPSSSTASSISSSGPTFPAAAPLGGG, encoded by the exons ATGGCCGTTCCTCAGGGCCATGGTCCCTTCTCTGGCTTCCCCGGGCCCCAGGAGCACACGCAG GCATTGCCCGATGTGCGGCTACTGCCACGGAGGCTGCCCCTGGCATTCCGGGATGCGACGTCGGCCCCGCTTCGAAAGCTCTCTGTGGACCTCATCAAGACCTACAAGCACATCAATGAG GTTTACTATGCGAAGAAGAAGCGGCGGGCCCAGCAGGCCCCACCTCAGGACTCGAGcaccaagaaggaaaagaaggtcCTGAACCACGGTTATGACGATGACAACCACGACTACATTGTGCGCAGTGGCGAGCGCTGGCTGGAGCGCTACGAGATCGACTCGCTCATCGGCAAAGGCTCCTTTGGCCAG GTGGTAAAAGCCTACGATCATCAGAGCCAGGAGCTGGTGGCCATCAAGATCATCAAGAACAAAAAGGCCTTCCTGAACCAGGCCCAGATTGAGCTGCGGCTGCTGGAGCTGATGAACCAGCACGACACGGAGATGAAGTACTACATAG TGCACCTGAAGCGGCACTTCATGTTCCGGAACCACCTGTGCCTGGTGTTCGAGCTGCTCTCCTACAACCTGTACGACCTCCTGCGCAACACGCACTTCCGCGGCGTCTCGCTGAACCTGACTCGGAAGCTGGCACAGCAGCTCTGCACGGCGCTGCTCTTCCTGGCCACGCCCGAGCTCAGCATCATCCACTGCGACCTCAAGCCTGAGAACATCCTGCTCTGCAATCCCAAGCGCAGTGCCATCAAGATCGTGGACTTTGGCAGCTCCTGCCAGCTTGGCCAACGG ATCTATCAGTACATCCAGAGCCGTTTCTACCGTTCTCCCGAGGTGCTCCTGGGCACGCCCTACGACCTGGCCATCGACATGTGGTCCCTGGGCTGCATCCTCGTGGAGATGCACACCGGGGAGCCCCTCTTCAGTGGCTCCAATGAG GTGGACCAGATGAACCGGATTGTGGAGGTGCTGGGCATCCCGCCAGCCCCCATGCTGGACCAGGCCCCCAAGGCTCGCAAGTACTTTGAGCGGCTGCCTGGGGGTGGCTGGACCCTACGAAGGACAAAGGAACTCAGGAAG gaTTACCAGGGCCCCGGGACACGGCGGCTGCAGGAGGTGCTGGGCGTGCAGACGGGCGGGCccgggggccggcgggcgggggagCCGGGCCACAGCCCCGCCGACTACCTCCGCTTCCAGGACCTGGTGCTGCGCATGCTGGAGTATGAGCCCGCCGCCCGCATCAGCCCGCTGGGGGCCCTGCAGCACGGCTTCTTCCGCCGCACTGCCGACGAGGCCACCAACACGGGCCCGGCAGGCAGCAGTGCCTCCACCTCGCCCGCACCCCTCGACACCTGCCcctcctccagcaccgccagctCCATCTCCAGCTCTG GTCCCACTTTCCCAGCCGCTGCGCCCCTGGGCGGGGGGTGA
- the FBL gene encoding rRNA 2'-O-methyltransferase fibrillarin gives MKPGFSPRGGGFGGRGGFGDRGGRGGGRGGRGGFGGRGRGGGFRGGRGRGGGGRGGGGGRGGGDGGFQPGGGNRGRGRGGKRGGQSGKNVVVEPHRHEGVFICRGKEDALVTRNLVPGESVYGEKRVSIAEGDDKVEYRAWNPFRSKLAAAILGGVDQIHIKPGCKVLYLGAASGTTVSHVSDIVGPDGLVYAVEFSHRSGRDLINLAKKRTNIIPVIEDARHPHKYRMLIAMVDVIFADVAQPDQTRIVALNAHTFLRNGGHFVISIKANCIDSTASAEAVFASEVKKMQQENMKPQEQLTLEPYERDHAVVVGVYRPPPKVKN, from the exons ATGAAGCCAG GATTCAGCCCCCGTGGGGGCGGCTTCGGGGGCCGCGGGGGCTTCGGAGACCGAGGAggccgcggcggcggccggggtgGCCGTGGGGGCTTCGGGGGCCGCGGCCGCGGGGGCGGCTTCCGAGGAGGCCGCGGCCGAGGAGGTGGAGGACGAG GTGGCGGAGGCGGCCGAGGGGGCGGCGATGGTGGGTTCCAGCCCGGCGGGGGCAACCGGGGCCGCGGCCGGGGTGGAAAGCGCGGAGGCCAGTCGGGCAAGAACGTGGTGGTGGAGCCGCATCGGCACGAGG gggtCTTCATTTGCCGAGGGAAGGAAGATGCTCTGGTCACCAGGAACCTGGTCCCGGGAGAGTCGGTGTACGGAGAGAAGAGAGTGTCCATTGCG GAAGGAGACGACAAAGTCGAGTACCGGGCGTGGAACCCCTTCCGCTCCAAGCTGGCAGCGGCCATCCTGGGAGGTGTGGACCAGATCCACATCAAGCCTGGGTGCAAGGTGCTCTACCTGGGGGCTGCTTCAGGCACTACTGTCTCCCACGTCTCTGACATCGTCGGGCCG GATGGTCTGGTCTATGCAGTTGAGTTTTCCCACCGCTCTGGCCGGGACCTCATTAACTTGGCCAAGAAGAGAACCAACATCATTCCAGTGATTGAAGATGCCCGGCACCCGCACAAGTACCGCATGCTCATCG CAATGGTGGACGTGATCTTCGCCGACGTGGCCCAGCCAGACCAGACCCGGATTGTAGCCCTGAATGCCCACACCTTCCTGCGTAACGGAGGACACTTTGTGATTTCCATCAAG GCCAACTGCATTGACTCTACCGCCTCGGCAGAAGCCGTGTTTGCCTCGGAAGTGAAGAAGATGCAGCAGGAGAACATGAAGCCCCAGGAGCAGCTGACCCTTGAGCCCTACGAGAGAGACCACGCGGTGGTCGTGGGCGTGTACAG GCCCCCCCCCAAGGTGAAGAACTGA